The Phyllopteryx taeniolatus isolate TA_2022b chromosome 9, UOR_Ptae_1.2, whole genome shotgun sequence genome contains a region encoding:
- the si:ch211-112f3.4 gene encoding EF-hand and coiled-coil domain-containing protein 1 isoform X2 — protein sequence MERTALSLKHVQPWPRAARRSEWLRSALAHHHSPDPGADNEIVVLATGIDQYLQEVFHHLAYPSRDDKVSAEDFRTLCAVLGVTGAAHKGKKTRKGSDDEPDEEFADVCSGLPRQMTFQDFHSRLCGYFRVRCAQNVWRLPVTEETEMVERHIRLRWPRVRRRKYVSLEQSSRNHNRSTAAEDASSEELGALRELVEDLRSTLQGSDARCLALEVALRQERSRTQSAPISVSSPTTSISLIQGKLVPTRRIKGLNIAGGNGGRRLGRRWDMRDPLLRELQLIRSSRDGQLEEAIKFNERLEEELRWAYQEVCKLQGVESALRRENIVIRRRAEEARDALSLGLERVRLIQEQAESVPHLQSRITQLESELQQYRSGCVCLPEPSSTSGALCKTDADCLQRAVEGRAASDEEEEGGRSMSDEEQCCLFKVKKHISQSHDWAKGCQSHVIPQFLSKGDLHDCHLSSDSKGNRGCCSWKRQKQELSASREDCEEKISFNEEEEEENLLLVFQMRTDRINIHLSVAGPHTQINHESKFELAGRHFSIDQHKF from the exons ATGGAGCGCACTGCATTATCTTTGAAGCACGTCCAGCCTTGGCCAAGAGCAGCGCGGAGGAGCGAGTGGCTCCGGAGCGCCTTGGCCCACCACCACAGCCCCGATCCCGGCGCGGACAACGAAATCGTCGTCCTGGCCACCGGGATAGACCAGTACTTGCAAGAGGTCTTCCACCATCTCGCTTATCCCAGCCGGGACGATAAAGTGTCGGCGGAGGACTTCCGCACCCTGTGCGCCGTGCTGGGTGTCACCGGAGCAGCTCACAAAGGGAAGAAGACGAGGAAAGGGAGTGACGACGAACCGGACGAAGAGTTCGCAGACGTATGCTCCGGGCTGCCTCGTCAGATGACTTTTCAGGACTTTCACTCGCGTCTGTGCGGCTACTTTCGTGTGCGTTGCGCGCAAAACGTGTGGCGACTGCCCGTTACCGAGGAGACGGAGATGGTGGAGAGGCACATCAGGCTGCGCTGGCCTCGCGTCAGAAGGAGGAAATATGTTAGTTTGGAGCAATCGTCGAGAAATCACAACAGATCCACGGCTGCGGAGGACGCTTCTTCTG AAGAGTTAGGAGCTCTGAGGGAGCTGGTGGAGGACCTCCGATCAACGCTGCAGGGTAGCGACGCTCGCTGTTTAGCCCTTGAAGTGGCTCTGAGACAAGAGAGGAGCCGCACGCAGTCAGCTCCCATCAGTGTTTCATCGCCCACAACTTCCATTTCCCTCATACAAGGCAAACTGGTGCCCACACGCCGGATTAAAGGGCTAAATATTGCTGGCGGAAATGGTGGGAGAAGATTGGGGAGAAGATGGGACATGAGGGACCCCCTTTTAAGAGAGTTGCAGTTGATCCGTTCCTCACGTGATGGACAGCTGGAGGAGGCCATCAAGTTCAATGAACGTCTGGAGGAGGAGTTGCGATGGGCATACCAGGAAGTGTGCAAGCTTCAGGGGGTGGAATCTGCCCTCAGGAGGGAGAACATCGTAATCAG GAGACGAGCAGAGGAGGCCAGAGATGCTTTGAGCTTGGGCCTCGAGAGGGTGCGACTGATTCAGGAACAAGCCGAATCTGTGCCACACCTTCAATCCAGGATCACCCAGCTGGAGAGTGAACTGCAGCAGTACAG ATCTGGCTGTGTATGTCTTCCTGAACCTTCCTCTACAAGTGGAGCATTGTGTAAGACAG ATGCTGATTGTCTGCAGAGAGCAGTGGAGGGAAGAGCTGCCTCtgacgaagaggaggaaggtGGCAGGAGCATGAGTGATGAAGAGCAATGCTGCCTTTTCAAGGTGAAGAAGCACATCAGTCAATCGCACGACTGGGCCAAAGG GTGTCAGAGTCACGTGATCCCTCAGTTCCTCTCGAAGGGCGACCTGCACGACTGCCACCTCAGCAGCGATTCAAAGGGCAACAGGGGATGCTGCAGCTGGAAGCGACAAAAGCAAGAGCTCTCAGCAAGCAGAGAAGATTGTGAGGAGAAG ATATCCttcaatgaagaagaagaagaagaaaaccttTTGTTAGTTTTCCAAATGAGAACAGATAGAATAAATATTCATCTTTCAGTGGCAGGGCCTCACACACAAATCAATCATGAGTCCAAATTTGAGCTTGCGGGAAGGCACTTCAGCATAGATCAACACAAGTTTTAA
- the si:ch211-112f3.4 gene encoding EF-hand and coiled-coil domain-containing protein 1 isoform X1, whose translation MERTALSLKHVQPWPRAARRSEWLRSALAHHHSPDPGADNEIVVLATGIDQYLQEVFHHLAYPSRDDKVSAEDFRTLCAVLGVTGAAHKGKKTRKGSDDEPDEEFADVCSGLPRQMTFQDFHSRLCGYFRVRCAQNVWRLPVTEETEMVERHIRLRWPRVRRRKYVSLEQSSRNHNRSTAAEDASSEELGALRELVEDLRSTLQGSDARCLALEVALRQERSRTQSAPISVSSPTTSISLIQGKLVPTRRIKGLNIAGGNGGRRLGRRWDMRDPLLRELQLIRSSRDGQLEEAIKFNERLEEELRWAYQEVCKLQGVESALRRENIVIRRRAEEARDALSLGLERVRLIQEQAESVPHLQSRITQLESELQQYRSGCVCLPEPSSTSGALCKTDADCLQRAVEGRAASDEEEEGGRSMSDEEQCCLFKVKKHISQSHDWAKGCQSHVIPQFLSKGDLHDCHLSSDSKGNRGCCSWKRQKQELSASREDCEEKRPAQEEDKASEEKKERERLSLMEGKFRDALMLLLHLRNKKLSRRELGSIMMDTLDMCSKGDGPSQALHVADALYVQLSSTVHIREGGEAKGGEREGKRLLPPSRHQTSSTSSLVISC comes from the exons ATGGAGCGCACTGCATTATCTTTGAAGCACGTCCAGCCTTGGCCAAGAGCAGCGCGGAGGAGCGAGTGGCTCCGGAGCGCCTTGGCCCACCACCACAGCCCCGATCCCGGCGCGGACAACGAAATCGTCGTCCTGGCCACCGGGATAGACCAGTACTTGCAAGAGGTCTTCCACCATCTCGCTTATCCCAGCCGGGACGATAAAGTGTCGGCGGAGGACTTCCGCACCCTGTGCGCCGTGCTGGGTGTCACCGGAGCAGCTCACAAAGGGAAGAAGACGAGGAAAGGGAGTGACGACGAACCGGACGAAGAGTTCGCAGACGTATGCTCCGGGCTGCCTCGTCAGATGACTTTTCAGGACTTTCACTCGCGTCTGTGCGGCTACTTTCGTGTGCGTTGCGCGCAAAACGTGTGGCGACTGCCCGTTACCGAGGAGACGGAGATGGTGGAGAGGCACATCAGGCTGCGCTGGCCTCGCGTCAGAAGGAGGAAATATGTTAGTTTGGAGCAATCGTCGAGAAATCACAACAGATCCACGGCTGCGGAGGACGCTTCTTCTG AAGAGTTAGGAGCTCTGAGGGAGCTGGTGGAGGACCTCCGATCAACGCTGCAGGGTAGCGACGCTCGCTGTTTAGCCCTTGAAGTGGCTCTGAGACAAGAGAGGAGCCGCACGCAGTCAGCTCCCATCAGTGTTTCATCGCCCACAACTTCCATTTCCCTCATACAAGGCAAACTGGTGCCCACACGCCGGATTAAAGGGCTAAATATTGCTGGCGGAAATGGTGGGAGAAGATTGGGGAGAAGATGGGACATGAGGGACCCCCTTTTAAGAGAGTTGCAGTTGATCCGTTCCTCACGTGATGGACAGCTGGAGGAGGCCATCAAGTTCAATGAACGTCTGGAGGAGGAGTTGCGATGGGCATACCAGGAAGTGTGCAAGCTTCAGGGGGTGGAATCTGCCCTCAGGAGGGAGAACATCGTAATCAG GAGACGAGCAGAGGAGGCCAGAGATGCTTTGAGCTTGGGCCTCGAGAGGGTGCGACTGATTCAGGAACAAGCCGAATCTGTGCCACACCTTCAATCCAGGATCACCCAGCTGGAGAGTGAACTGCAGCAGTACAG ATCTGGCTGTGTATGTCTTCCTGAACCTTCCTCTACAAGTGGAGCATTGTGTAAGACAG ATGCTGATTGTCTGCAGAGAGCAGTGGAGGGAAGAGCTGCCTCtgacgaagaggaggaaggtGGCAGGAGCATGAGTGATGAAGAGCAATGCTGCCTTTTCAAGGTGAAGAAGCACATCAGTCAATCGCACGACTGGGCCAAAGG GTGTCAGAGTCACGTGATCCCTCAGTTCCTCTCGAAGGGCGACCTGCACGACTGCCACCTCAGCAGCGATTCAAAGGGCAACAGGGGATGCTGCAGCTGGAAGCGACAAAAGCAAGAGCTCTCAGCAAGCAGAGAAGATTGTGAGGAGAAG AGGCCAGCGCAAGAGGAGGACAAGGCAagtgaagaaaagaaagagagggagaggcTGTCTTTGATGGAGGGAAAGTTCAGAGATGCCCTCATGCTACTTCTGCACCTACGCAATAAG AAGTTGTCCCGCAGGGAGCTGGGGAGCATCATGATGGACACGCTAGATATGTGCAGTAAAGGAGACG GTCCATCCCAGGCACTGCACGTGGCTGATGCCCTCTACGTGCAATTATCCTCCACTGTGCACATTAGAGAAGGAGGCGAGGCCAAAGGAGGTGAGAGGGAAGGCAAACGCCTGCTTCCACCATCAAGGCATCAAACAAGCAGCACCAGCTCTCTGGTCATCTCCTGTTAA
- the si:ch211-112f3.4 gene encoding EF-hand and coiled-coil domain-containing protein 1 isoform X3 gives MERTALSLKHVQPWPRAARRSEWLRSALAHHHSPDPGADNEIVVLATGIDQYLQEVFHHLAYPSRDDKVSAEDFRTLCAVLGVTGAAHKGKKTRKGSDDEPDEEFADVCSGLPRQMTFQDFHSRLCGYFRVRCAQNVWRLPVTEETEMVERHIRLRWPRVRRRKYVSLEQSSRNHNRSTAAEDASSEELGALRELVEDLRSTLQGSDARCLALEVALRQERSRTQSAPISVSSPTTSISLIQGKLVPTRRIKGLNIAGGNGGRRLGRRWDMRDPLLRELQLIRSSRDGQLEEAIKFNERLEEELRWAYQEVCKLQGVESALRRENIVIRRRAEEARDALSLGLERVRLIQEQAESVPHLQSRITQLESELQQYRSGCVCLPEPSSTSGALCKTDADCLQRAVEGRAASDEEEEGGRSMSDEEQCCLFKVKKHISQSHDWAKGCQSHVIPQFLSKGDLHDCHLSSDSKGNRGCCSWKRQKQELSASREDCEEKVMHPADVRLPFQYAVETKKVVLRAEVMTGFKENDNHTSSHSLPTEE, from the exons ATGGAGCGCACTGCATTATCTTTGAAGCACGTCCAGCCTTGGCCAAGAGCAGCGCGGAGGAGCGAGTGGCTCCGGAGCGCCTTGGCCCACCACCACAGCCCCGATCCCGGCGCGGACAACGAAATCGTCGTCCTGGCCACCGGGATAGACCAGTACTTGCAAGAGGTCTTCCACCATCTCGCTTATCCCAGCCGGGACGATAAAGTGTCGGCGGAGGACTTCCGCACCCTGTGCGCCGTGCTGGGTGTCACCGGAGCAGCTCACAAAGGGAAGAAGACGAGGAAAGGGAGTGACGACGAACCGGACGAAGAGTTCGCAGACGTATGCTCCGGGCTGCCTCGTCAGATGACTTTTCAGGACTTTCACTCGCGTCTGTGCGGCTACTTTCGTGTGCGTTGCGCGCAAAACGTGTGGCGACTGCCCGTTACCGAGGAGACGGAGATGGTGGAGAGGCACATCAGGCTGCGCTGGCCTCGCGTCAGAAGGAGGAAATATGTTAGTTTGGAGCAATCGTCGAGAAATCACAACAGATCCACGGCTGCGGAGGACGCTTCTTCTG AAGAGTTAGGAGCTCTGAGGGAGCTGGTGGAGGACCTCCGATCAACGCTGCAGGGTAGCGACGCTCGCTGTTTAGCCCTTGAAGTGGCTCTGAGACAAGAGAGGAGCCGCACGCAGTCAGCTCCCATCAGTGTTTCATCGCCCACAACTTCCATTTCCCTCATACAAGGCAAACTGGTGCCCACACGCCGGATTAAAGGGCTAAATATTGCTGGCGGAAATGGTGGGAGAAGATTGGGGAGAAGATGGGACATGAGGGACCCCCTTTTAAGAGAGTTGCAGTTGATCCGTTCCTCACGTGATGGACAGCTGGAGGAGGCCATCAAGTTCAATGAACGTCTGGAGGAGGAGTTGCGATGGGCATACCAGGAAGTGTGCAAGCTTCAGGGGGTGGAATCTGCCCTCAGGAGGGAGAACATCGTAATCAG GAGACGAGCAGAGGAGGCCAGAGATGCTTTGAGCTTGGGCCTCGAGAGGGTGCGACTGATTCAGGAACAAGCCGAATCTGTGCCACACCTTCAATCCAGGATCACCCAGCTGGAGAGTGAACTGCAGCAGTACAG ATCTGGCTGTGTATGTCTTCCTGAACCTTCCTCTACAAGTGGAGCATTGTGTAAGACAG ATGCTGATTGTCTGCAGAGAGCAGTGGAGGGAAGAGCTGCCTCtgacgaagaggaggaaggtGGCAGGAGCATGAGTGATGAAGAGCAATGCTGCCTTTTCAAGGTGAAGAAGCACATCAGTCAATCGCACGACTGGGCCAAAGG GTGTCAGAGTCACGTGATCCCTCAGTTCCTCTCGAAGGGCGACCTGCACGACTGCCACCTCAGCAGCGATTCAAAGGGCAACAGGGGATGCTGCAGCTGGAAGCGACAAAAGCAAGAGCTCTCAGCAAGCAGAGAAGATTGTGAGGAGAAG gtgatgcatccagcagacgttcgactcccattccagtacgcagtggAGACAAAAAAG gttgtgcttcgagcagaagtaatgactggtttcaaggagaatgacaaccacacaagttcccattcactgccaacagaagaataa